Proteins encoded together in one Shewanella oneidensis MR-1 window:
- the surA gene encoding peptidylprolyl isomerase SurA, which produces MKPSKHLIFALFALAISQPTMAAPQPLDRVAVQINDGIVLESEITNMIDTVKANAKAANQSLPSDSALRTQVIERLILTRLQLQMADRIGLHIGDLQLDQAIENIAREQKMTVAQMQQKIASEGISFSQYREQLREEITLGEIQRIQVQRRIQVSPQEITGLVKLIQEQGMKDVEYQIGHILIDVPNNPTSEQLEASSKRANAVLERLKSGEDFRRTAIASSSGPKALEGGIWDYMNINEMPTLFAEVINGAKKGDIIGPIKTGAGFHIIKIMDARGLQTKEIEEVRARHILLKPSPILSEDRAKAMLEQFLKQIRSGEAKFEDLARQYSEDPGSATKGGELGWAEPSIYVPEFAQTLNSLSPDQISEPFRTTHGWHITQLEERRKTDATDQFNTNRAHQLIFRRKFNEELQNWLDEMRADAYIEVFQPESNRG; this is translated from the coding sequence ATGAAACCCAGTAAACATCTGATTTTTGCTTTATTTGCACTCGCTATCAGCCAGCCAACCATGGCCGCACCTCAGCCACTCGACCGTGTTGCAGTTCAAATCAACGACGGTATTGTGCTCGAAAGTGAAATCACCAATATGATTGACACAGTCAAAGCCAATGCTAAGGCCGCCAATCAATCGCTGCCCTCCGACAGTGCGCTGCGCACTCAGGTTATCGAGCGATTAATTTTGACTCGTCTGCAATTACAAATGGCGGATCGCATTGGTCTGCATATTGGTGATCTCCAGTTAGACCAAGCGATTGAAAACATTGCGCGTGAACAAAAAATGACCGTCGCGCAAATGCAGCAAAAAATTGCAAGCGAAGGGATAAGTTTCAGCCAATATCGCGAACAACTACGTGAAGAAATCACCTTAGGTGAAATTCAACGTATTCAAGTACAACGCCGTATCCAAGTTTCACCTCAGGAAATCACTGGCCTTGTGAAACTGATCCAAGAACAAGGCATGAAAGACGTTGAATACCAAATCGGCCATATCCTGATTGACGTTCCGAATAATCCCACCAGTGAGCAACTCGAAGCCTCAAGCAAACGCGCGAATGCCGTGCTTGAACGTTTAAAGAGTGGTGAGGATTTCCGCCGTACCGCCATCGCGTCTTCATCTGGCCCCAAAGCACTTGAAGGTGGTATCTGGGATTATATGAACATCAACGAGATGCCAACCCTGTTTGCCGAAGTCATTAACGGCGCGAAAAAGGGCGATATTATCGGCCCAATTAAGACTGGTGCAGGCTTCCATATCATCAAAATCATGGATGCTCGCGGCTTACAAACCAAAGAAATTGAAGAAGTCAGGGCTCGTCACATTCTACTCAAGCCATCACCCATTTTGTCTGAAGATCGCGCTAAAGCAATGCTCGAGCAGTTCCTTAAACAAATTCGCTCTGGTGAAGCTAAGTTTGAAGATTTAGCCCGTCAATATTCTGAGGATCCAGGTTCTGCGACTAAGGGTGGTGAACTAGGTTGGGCAGAGCCTAGTATTTATGTGCCAGAATTTGCGCAAACACTCAATAGTTTAAGCCCAGATCAGATCAGTGAGCCCTTCCGTACAACCCACGGCTGGCACATCACTCAGTTAGAAGAGCGCAGAAAAACCGATGCTACGGATCAATTTAACACCAACCGTGCGCACCAACTGATTTTCCGTCGCAAATTTAATGAAGAACTGCAAAACTGGCTAGACGAAATGCGTGCCGACGCATACATTGAAGTCTTTCAGCCTGAGTCTAATCGAGGTTAA
- the djlA gene encoding co-chaperone DjlA yields the protein MRFWGKFFGFVIGFMFGRFFGALLGLWLGHLYDKRPGGGASFSQILGQAKNRQGIFFNTTFAVMGHVAKASGRVTETDIRIATLLMDQMRLTGDARKEAQQAFREGKEPDFDLCSSLQAFRAVTQGRQELVQMFIEIQIQTALSDGELDAAEHAILMTVAQELGYGRQQLDELLKRWQAEFRFHQTSSGNKTSITDAYHLLGITAEATDQEVKRAYRKLMNEHHPDKLVAKGLPPEMMEIANRKAQDIQAAYDRVKSERGMR from the coding sequence ATGCGCTTTTGGGGTAAGTTTTTTGGGTTTGTGATTGGGTTTATGTTTGGCCGGTTCTTTGGAGCGTTGCTGGGATTATGGCTTGGGCATCTCTACGACAAACGTCCTGGTGGTGGCGCCAGTTTTAGCCAAATCTTAGGGCAGGCAAAGAATCGCCAAGGCATATTCTTTAACACGACATTTGCGGTGATGGGCCATGTGGCCAAGGCATCTGGGCGGGTGACCGAGACTGATATTCGCATCGCGACCCTGTTGATGGATCAAATGCGTTTAACGGGGGATGCCCGCAAAGAGGCGCAGCAGGCTTTTCGTGAGGGTAAAGAGCCTGATTTTGACCTTTGCAGCAGCCTGCAAGCCTTTCGTGCAGTCACTCAAGGCCGTCAAGAATTAGTACAAATGTTTATCGAGATCCAAATTCAAACCGCCTTATCGGATGGTGAGCTTGATGCCGCAGAACATGCGATCTTGATGACGGTAGCTCAAGAATTAGGGTATGGTCGTCAGCAACTCGATGAACTACTTAAACGTTGGCAGGCGGAATTTCGTTTCCACCAAACCTCAAGCGGCAATAAAACCTCAATTACCGATGCCTATCATTTGCTCGGTATTACCGCAGAGGCAACGGATCAGGAGGTTAAGCGGGCTTATCGTAAGCTGATGAATGAACACCATCCGGATAAATTAGTTGCTAAGGGCTTGCCGCCTGAGATGATGGAAATTGCCAATCGTAAAGCGCAGGATATTCAAGCTGCGTATGATAGGGTTAAATCGGAGCGTGGTATGCGCTAA
- the pdxA gene encoding 4-hydroxythreonine-4-phosphate dehydrogenase PdxA encodes MTTKRIAVTPGEPAGIGPDLVVQLAQQAWPAELVVCADPELLASRAKRLGLHVTFRPYLPDQAPRPQEAGTLTIAPFKLVTNTVCGQLDEQNSAYVVETLRYAGEKNMSGEFDAVVTGPVHKGIINQAGISFSGHTEFFAHQANCPDVVMMLATQGLQVALVTTHIPLAYVAKAITRQRLHHIIKILHADLISKFAITSPKIYVCGLNPHAGEDGHLGREEIDVIIPALNELRAEFQMNIVGPLPADTLFQPKYLQDADVVLAMYHDQGLPVLKSQGFGKSVNITLGLPYIRTSVDHGTALDLAGTGKADIGSFVCALNKAIELSSKN; translated from the coding sequence TTGACCACTAAACGCATTGCCGTTACCCCCGGAGAACCAGCGGGTATCGGCCCCGATTTAGTCGTACAACTGGCTCAGCAGGCTTGGCCTGCTGAGTTAGTTGTTTGTGCCGATCCCGAATTATTAGCCAGCCGAGCTAAACGACTGGGCCTGCATGTCACTTTTCGCCCTTATTTGCCCGATCAAGCTCCAAGGCCTCAAGAGGCGGGCACACTGACAATCGCGCCTTTCAAATTGGTGACGAACACCGTTTGTGGGCAACTCGATGAGCAAAACAGTGCCTATGTGGTTGAAACCCTCCGTTATGCGGGTGAAAAAAACATGAGCGGCGAGTTTGATGCTGTGGTCACTGGCCCTGTGCACAAAGGGATCATCAATCAAGCAGGGATTTCCTTTAGCGGCCATACTGAGTTTTTTGCCCATCAGGCAAACTGCCCCGATGTAGTGATGATGCTAGCTACCCAAGGTTTACAGGTAGCACTGGTAACAACCCATATTCCATTGGCCTATGTGGCAAAAGCCATTACACGCCAGCGATTACACCATATTATCAAGATTTTACACGCAGACCTTATCAGTAAGTTTGCCATTACTTCACCTAAGATTTATGTCTGTGGGTTAAATCCCCATGCGGGTGAAGATGGCCATTTAGGGCGGGAAGAAATCGATGTGATTATTCCAGCATTAAATGAGCTTCGCGCTGAGTTTCAAATGAACATTGTCGGCCCGCTCCCCGCCGATACCTTGTTCCAACCCAAATATTTACAGGACGCGGATGTCGTCTTGGCCATGTACCATGACCAAGGTCTACCCGTTCTAAAGTCACAGGGATTTGGCAAATCGGTAAACATTACCTTAGGTTTACCCTATATCCGTACCTCGGTTGACCATGGTACGGCGCTCGATCTTGCGGGAACGGGCAAAGCCGATATTGGCAGCTTTGTCTGCGCCTTGAATAAAGCCATTGAGTTATCCTCAAAAAACTAA
- the murU gene encoding N-acetylmuramate alpha-1-phosphate uridylyltransferase MurU, whose translation MKAMILAAGRGERLRPLTDTLPKPLVPVLGKPLIVYHIEKLAAVGIVDIVINHAWLGHKLVETLGDGSAFGVKIRYSAEACALETGGGIKQALPLLCDDDSDAPFLVLNGDVFIDALPQIMPLVEAALAHLWLVPNPEQHPHGDFALSEGIVREQGEHKYTFSGIGLYRPSLFNGTPDGAFALGPLLRAKMADGHITGTRFNGFWCDVGTIPRLQALELTLESALA comes from the coding sequence ATGAAAGCCATGATACTCGCGGCTGGTAGGGGAGAGCGTTTACGCCCATTAACGGACACTTTGCCAAAACCCTTAGTGCCCGTCTTAGGTAAGCCACTGATTGTTTATCATATTGAGAAATTAGCTGCCGTAGGTATTGTTGATATAGTGATAAATCATGCTTGGCTTGGGCATAAACTGGTTGAAACCTTAGGCGATGGCAGTGCCTTTGGGGTTAAAATCCGTTACAGCGCCGAAGCCTGCGCCCTTGAAACTGGGGGCGGGATTAAACAAGCCCTGCCATTGCTCTGTGATGACGACTCTGATGCGCCATTCTTAGTGCTTAATGGTGATGTTTTTATCGATGCATTGCCGCAAATAATGCCATTAGTTGAGGCTGCACTGGCACATTTATGGCTGGTGCCTAATCCCGAACAACATCCCCATGGGGATTTTGCCTTGAGCGAAGGTATTGTGCGTGAGCAAGGTGAGCATAAGTATACCTTTTCGGGCATAGGCTTATATCGCCCGTCATTATTTAATGGCACGCCCGATGGCGCCTTTGCCCTTGGCCCATTACTGCGGGCAAAGATGGCCGATGGGCACATTACTGGGACACGCTTTAATGGATTTTGGTGCGACGTAGGTACGATACCTCGTCTGCAAGCGTTAGAGTTAACGCTGGAGTCCGCACTGGCGTAA
- the lptD gene encoding LPS assembly protein LptD, which produces MQIRYLLALSLLPKLVLADESPATSASQCLIEPPVPRIVSQPGLSAADQAKIRIASDRSKAEMGKQAIFTGDVVFSQGDRHIAADEAILDQATEQFDANGNLVFQDSNFTVTADSLQAQMRSNRATLTGAQYWLHGQQVHGDAEKLQITINNNLILTNTNFTTCPPDNVSWLLEAEKIKINSEEEWGEIWNAKLRVADIPVFYIPYMTVPVSDKRKTGFLYPSFSTSTTNGFEVSAPYYWNIAPEYDLTFTPNYMTNRGLFTKTEFRYLAGEAQNGRLNLEYLGSDQMLNGSPNRYLYNWQHQGAIDKNWRVLANFTEVSDNNYFNDLKSDVNRATDNQLSRIGEVSYFERDWDISTRVQDIKVLGEDEKPYQVMPQVNFNYRAADFWNNLDFGFNSELTNFAHQDDDVNTATRLHMAPSLTLPIHGPSGSFTSQLKLMQTNYWQEKNNSKFDSLDDTVSRTIPQVRINGQINFERFTELFEHNYRQTLEPQFQYLYVGYEDQRGIGIYDTAQLQDDYFGLFRDRRFSGLDRIADANQVTLGITTRLFDDHNQEATKFSLGQIFYLQDSKLGYEDNIFEQNQSTSVLAAELDTRLSSNWYLGAAIQYDTNTSDNKKTEVTLDFRPEANKLLQFSYRYVPDLLNSNTNDLVNISQAGVRGAWPINDSLYFVGNWYYDLNETRSIETYTGVQYESCCYAIRLSYHYRIKTNYDDNIGSTIIDEREQFESGVYLNLIIKGLGGSGPLGVSDMLNDGLFNYRKPLYLRN; this is translated from the coding sequence ATGCAGATCCGTTACCTTCTGGCCTTGAGCCTGTTACCGAAATTAGTCCTGGCAGACGAATCTCCCGCAACCTCAGCATCACAATGCCTAATCGAACCGCCAGTACCTCGTATCGTATCTCAACCGGGGTTGAGTGCGGCTGATCAAGCAAAAATTCGAATTGCGTCAGACCGCTCAAAAGCTGAAATGGGTAAGCAAGCTATTTTTACTGGCGATGTTGTATTCAGCCAAGGCGATAGACATATCGCTGCCGATGAAGCAATTCTCGACCAAGCAACCGAACAATTTGATGCCAATGGTAATCTTGTCTTCCAAGACAGTAACTTTACCGTCACCGCCGATTCGCTACAGGCGCAAATGCGCAGTAATCGTGCAACCCTAACTGGAGCGCAGTATTGGCTCCATGGTCAGCAGGTTCACGGTGATGCCGAAAAACTGCAAATCACCATCAACAATAACCTGATCTTAACCAACACTAACTTTACCACCTGTCCGCCGGACAACGTGTCTTGGTTGCTCGAAGCTGAAAAGATTAAGATCAATAGCGAAGAAGAATGGGGCGAGATTTGGAATGCCAAGCTGCGTGTCGCCGATATTCCAGTGTTCTACATTCCGTATATGACGGTGCCGGTTTCGGATAAACGAAAAACAGGCTTCCTCTATCCAAGCTTCAGTACCAGCACTACCAATGGTTTTGAAGTGTCAGCACCCTACTATTGGAATATTGCACCAGAATACGACCTGACATTTACGCCCAACTATATGACTAACCGCGGGTTATTCACTAAAACTGAGTTTCGCTATCTTGCGGGTGAGGCCCAAAATGGCCGTTTGAATCTAGAGTATTTGGGCAGCGATCAAATGCTCAATGGCAGCCCCAATCGTTACCTCTACAACTGGCAACACCAAGGTGCTATCGATAAAAACTGGCGGGTACTCGCTAACTTTACCGAAGTGTCGGATAACAACTATTTCAACGATTTAAAGTCTGATGTTAACCGTGCGACCGATAACCAATTATCACGGATCGGCGAAGTTAGTTACTTCGAACGTGATTGGGATATCAGTACTCGAGTACAGGATATTAAAGTACTGGGTGAAGATGAAAAACCCTATCAAGTGATGCCACAGGTTAATTTTAACTATCGTGCCGCTGACTTTTGGAACAACTTAGACTTTGGCTTTAACTCAGAGCTAACCAACTTTGCTCATCAAGATGACGATGTGAACACGGCAACCCGTTTGCATATGGCACCTAGCTTAACATTACCAATCCACGGCCCTTCGGGTTCGTTCACCAGCCAATTAAAGTTAATGCAAACCAATTATTGGCAGGAAAAAAACAACAGTAAGTTTGATAGCTTAGATGACACTGTGAGCCGTACTATCCCTCAAGTGCGTATCAATGGGCAAATCAACTTCGAACGTTTTACCGAGTTATTTGAGCATAATTACCGTCAAACACTCGAACCTCAATTCCAGTATCTGTACGTAGGTTATGAAGATCAACGGGGCATTGGCATTTACGATACCGCCCAATTACAGGACGACTATTTTGGTTTATTCCGTGATCGCCGCTTCTCCGGCCTTGACCGTATCGCAGATGCCAACCAAGTTACCCTTGGTATAACAACGCGTTTATTCGATGATCACAACCAAGAAGCCACCAAATTCAGCCTCGGACAAATCTTCTATCTTCAGGACAGTAAACTGGGTTACGAAGATAATATTTTTGAGCAAAATCAATCGACTTCAGTGTTGGCTGCCGAGCTAGACACACGCTTAAGTTCAAATTGGTATTTGGGCGCAGCCATTCAGTACGATACCAACACCAGCGACAATAAGAAGACCGAAGTCACCTTAGACTTCCGCCCTGAAGCGAACAAGCTACTACAGTTCAGCTACCGTTATGTACCGGATCTTTTGAACTCCAACACTAACGATTTGGTTAACATCTCCCAAGCGGGTGTGCGCGGTGCTTGGCCAATCAATGACAGCCTCTATTTTGTCGGCAACTGGTACTATGACCTTAATGAGACTCGTAGTATAGAAACCTATACCGGTGTCCAGTATGAGTCATGCTGTTATGCAATTCGCCTCAGTTACCACTACCGAATTAAAACCAACTACGATGACAATATCGGCTCAACAATTATTGATGAGCGCGAGCAATTTGAAAGTGGCGTTTACCTTAACTTAATCATCAAAGGACTTGGTGGTTCTGGTCCATTAGGTGTATCCGATATGCTTAATGATGGGCTGTTTAACTACAGAAAACCGCTTTATCTGAGGAATTAG
- a CDS encoding D-2-hydroxyacid dehydrogenase: MKIVVLDGETLNPGDLSWQAISDLGKFSCFARTPDAEIIPRAQDAEIVFTNKTPLDAKTLAQLPKLKYVGVLATGTNVVDIAAAKDLGIVVTNVPAYGHDAVAQMVFAHILHHTQAVAAHHQAVAAGQWTSCSDFCFTLMPLQSLKGKTLGLIGYGDIGQQVAKLALAFGMKVLVNTRTEPAHLPQGVSWTSRDKVLKESDILSLHCPLTPETNELINAQTLELMKPQALLINTARGGLIDEAALAVALTQGRVFAGVDVLSTEPPSMDNPLLSAPNISTSPHNAWATKEARQNLLNIATENLKSFLQGNIRNCVNSK, from the coding sequence ATGAAAATAGTTGTACTCGATGGTGAAACCTTAAATCCTGGGGACTTAAGTTGGCAGGCTATCAGCGACTTAGGGAAATTTAGCTGTTTTGCCCGCACGCCCGATGCCGAGATTATCCCTCGTGCTCAGGATGCTGAGATTGTATTCACCAATAAAACTCCTCTTGATGCCAAGACGTTAGCGCAATTACCTAAGCTTAAGTATGTCGGCGTGCTGGCAACGGGCACTAATGTGGTGGATATCGCTGCTGCAAAAGACTTAGGCATCGTCGTAACAAACGTACCCGCCTATGGACACGATGCCGTGGCGCAAATGGTCTTTGCCCATATTTTGCATCACACCCAAGCGGTTGCTGCGCACCATCAGGCCGTTGCAGCAGGGCAATGGACGAGTTGCAGTGACTTTTGTTTTACCTTAATGCCGCTGCAATCCCTTAAAGGCAAAACCTTAGGACTGATTGGGTATGGCGATATTGGTCAACAGGTCGCCAAACTTGCCTTAGCCTTCGGCATGAAAGTATTAGTCAATACCCGCACTGAACCCGCACACTTACCCCAAGGCGTCAGTTGGACATCACGGGATAAGGTCTTAAAGGAGTCTGATATTCTCTCGCTCCACTGCCCATTAACCCCAGAAACTAACGAGCTTATCAACGCTCAGACCCTTGAGTTGATGAAGCCGCAGGCGCTACTGATCAACACTGCGCGCGGTGGATTAATTGATGAGGCGGCGCTTGCTGTTGCATTAACGCAGGGCAGAGTCTTTGCTGGCGTTGATGTGTTATCAACTGAGCCACCGAGTATGGATAATCCGCTACTCAGTGCGCCTAATATTAGCACCAGCCCGCACAATGCCTGGGCGACAAAGGAAGCGCGGCAGAATTTACTTAATATCGCGACGGAAAATCTTAAGTCCTTTCTCCAAGGGAATATTCGCAATTGTGTAAATAGCAAATAA
- a CDS encoding aminoglycoside phosphotransferase family protein, with the protein MPAIIKQFFYKSHEMTLSDPRFISLNQWLNCYFSDDVTPILISGDASFRRYFRVFAHDTSYIIADSPPALVPIAPFIALSSAYAAAGLTVPKVIASDADQGFMLLSDLGDTQLLSVLTDDNVADYYCRALALLPQVATVVESQDPVSGITQPLPLYDEAFVRRELGIFTEWLLARHLQLELGDEERTLVDESFDLLVKNALAQPKVGMHRDFHSRNLMLKDGGLCVIDFQDAVLGPVTYDAVSLLRDCYIRWPQAMVLELIQQHYQQVLESGHLPEGTSFRQYQSWFDLMGLQRHIKAAGIFARLYYRDNKPAYMADIPLTLAYIVDIARMYPELAPFAAWVESRVIPAFNLPLKQQDKQPGSSR; encoded by the coding sequence ATGCCAGCTATAATAAAGCAATTTTTCTATAAGAGCCATGAAATGACTTTATCCGATCCGAGATTTATTTCCCTTAATCAGTGGCTGAACTGTTATTTTTCCGATGATGTGACCCCGATATTGATTTCAGGGGACGCCAGTTTTAGACGTTATTTTCGCGTGTTTGCACATGATACTAGTTACATTATCGCCGATTCGCCGCCAGCGCTGGTGCCTATCGCGCCTTTTATCGCCCTTTCGAGTGCTTATGCTGCAGCGGGACTGACAGTTCCAAAAGTCATCGCATCTGATGCAGATCAAGGTTTTATGCTGCTGAGCGACTTGGGGGATACCCAGTTATTGTCTGTGCTCACGGATGACAATGTGGCCGACTATTACTGCCGCGCGTTGGCGTTATTGCCGCAGGTAGCAACTGTGGTTGAAAGCCAAGATCCCGTTTCTGGCATAACGCAACCATTACCTTTGTATGATGAGGCTTTTGTGCGCCGCGAGCTGGGGATCTTTACTGAATGGTTGTTAGCGCGACATTTGCAGCTTGAACTCGGTGACGAAGAACGCACGCTTGTGGACGAGAGCTTTGATTTGTTAGTGAAAAATGCCCTCGCCCAGCCTAAGGTTGGAATGCACCGCGATTTCCATAGCCGCAACTTGATGCTTAAAGATGGTGGCTTATGTGTGATTGATTTCCAAGATGCGGTGTTAGGTCCTGTGACCTATGACGCTGTGTCTTTACTACGTGATTGCTATATCCGTTGGCCGCAGGCCATGGTACTGGAATTAATACAGCAGCATTATCAGCAAGTGCTTGAGTCGGGACACCTTCCCGAAGGTACGTCGTTTAGACAGTATCAAAGCTGGTTTGACTTAATGGGATTGCAGCGCCATATCAAGGCTGCAGGTATTTTTGCGCGGTTATATTATCGGGATAACAAGCCTGCCTATATGGCCGACATTCCGTTGACCTTAGCTTATATTGTCGATATCGCGCGAATGTATCCTGAGCTTGCGCCGTTTGCTGCTTGGGTAGAGTCACGGGTTATTCCCGCGTTTAATTTGCCGCTAAAGCAACAGGATAAACAGCCAGGATCGTCGCGATGA
- a CDS encoding outer membrane beta-barrel protein translates to MKYANQLFAIASLLPLCLVLPAHADPELFVAPFGGYSFGGSSFDINQVDAENAETVNKQSVGIEEASHLGLMLGIGTNDPGNIYLLYSRQSSELKSGGLFTPDLVASLDVDYIHLGGTLFFPYGDFQPYITASAGVTRMMPDDWSTETRFSMGIGGGVEYRMMQHFSVFADLRGYATFIDSDTSLFCNETECLWRVTSDVMWQVQANVGIKFSF, encoded by the coding sequence ATGAAATACGCTAACCAATTGTTTGCTATAGCAAGTTTGTTACCTCTCTGTCTTGTCTTACCCGCCCACGCCGATCCGGAGCTGTTTGTCGCCCCCTTTGGTGGTTACAGCTTTGGTGGCAGTTCGTTTGATATCAATCAAGTGGATGCCGAAAATGCGGAAACGGTTAATAAACAAAGCGTGGGTATTGAAGAGGCGAGCCACTTAGGCTTAATGCTCGGGATTGGTACCAATGATCCTGGCAATATTTATCTTCTCTATAGTCGTCAGTCGTCCGAGCTGAAAAGTGGCGGCCTGTTTACTCCAGATTTAGTTGCCTCATTGGATGTAGACTATATCCATCTGGGCGGTACCTTATTCTTTCCCTATGGGGATTTTCAGCCCTACATTACCGCCAGTGCAGGTGTAACCCGTATGATGCCCGATGATTGGTCCACGGAAACCCGTTTCTCTATGGGCATTGGTGGTGGCGTCGAGTACCGTATGATGCAACATTTCTCCGTGTTTGCAGATCTACGAGGCTACGCCACCTTTATTGATAGCGATACCTCACTTTTTTGTAATGAAACTGAATGCTTATGGCGTGTCACCTCGGATGTGATGTGGCAGGTTCAAGCTAACGTGGGGATAAAATTCAGTTTCTAA